The genomic interval AAATCATAAAACAAAAGCCATCGCTTTAGGCGGAATTGATGCAGAAAACATTCAAAAAACACTTGAAAATGGTTTTGACGATATTGCGCTTTTAGGAACAATTTGGAAAAACGAAAATCCTTTAAAACAATTTAAATCATGTCAGAAAATCGTCCATTCGTACTTTCAATCGCAGGTCTAGATCCATCGGGCGGTGCAGGAATTTTGGCTGACATCAAGACATTTGAACAGCATAAAGTTTCTGGTTTTGCCATTACAACGGCCAATACCATTCAGACTGAGAATCAATTTTATGAAATTCAATGGACAGATTTGAGTTTTGTTATTCGTTCTATTGAAACTTTGTTTTTAAATTATAAAATAAGCGCCGTGAAAATCGGAATTCTTTCTTCTCTATATGATTTAAGTCGAATTGTTTCAACCATAAAACTTCTTTCTCCATCAACAAAAATTGTTTGGGATCCCGTTTTAAAATCGACGACAAAATTTGATTTTTTGAATATCAAAGATTATTTGGATTTAAATAAAATCATATCAAAAATTGATCTCATTACTCCAAATCTTGATGAGATTGAAGTTTTGTTTCCTGGTTTTGTTGCAAAAGATTACTGGAAAGAAAACAAAGTTGCGACTAATATTCTCTTAAAAGGCGGACATAACAAAACGGCAATAGGAACCGATCTTCTATTTCTAAAAAATGAAATTTTAGAATTGCTTCCTTCAAATAAAAAATGCTTTGAAAAACATGGCTCTGGTTGTGTTATTTCGTCAGCAATTGCAGCAAATTTAGCTTTAAATCAAAGTTTAGAAGAGGCTTGCAAAAATGGCAAAAAATACATTGAAAACTATCTAAGTTCAACCTCAACCTTAATCGGATATCATTATGTATAACAAATTACAATACATTTCGCAAGGCGAAACTATCGAAGAACAATTATACAATATAAATCAAGCATTAGATGCGGGATGCAATTGGGTGCAAATGCGATTTAAAAACCAAACCCAAAAAGATGTTTTTACTCTTGCGGAAGCTGTGAAACCTTTGTGCGAAGAATATCTTGCAAATTTTATTGTAAATGATGATTTACATCTTGCCCAACAAATCGCCGCAGATGGTGTTCATTTAGGTTTAACTGATACCAAAATTGATGAAGCAAGAGCAATTTTAGGCACAACCAAAATAATCGGAGGCACGGCAAATACTTTTGAAGACATCGAAAATCATGTAAAAAACGGCTGTGATTATATTGGTTTAGGACCATTTCGATTTACAAACACAAAAGAAAAATTAAGTCCGATTTTAGGTTTGGCGGGTTATTTTGATATTCTTGAAAAAATAAAAAAAAACAAACTTCAAATTCCTGTTTACGCTATTGGAGGCATCACATTACGCGACGTAGCTCCGCTGATGGAAACTGGAATTTACGGAATTGCCCTTTCCGGAATCATCACAGAAAGTGAAGAAAAAGAAAAATTGATTCAACAATTAAATGAAAAATTATATGCAAACATCGTTGCTTAACATAGGAAACAAAACTTTTAATTCTCGTTTGTTTTTAGGAACAGGAAAATTTGGTTCGAATGAAGAAATGGCGCAAGCAGTTTTAGCTTCAGAAAGTGAATTGGTAACCGTTGCACTTAAGCGCATTGATCTTGAAACAGAAACCGATGCAATCCTCTCGCATTTACAACATCCAAATATTAGTTTATTGCCAAATACTTCAGGTGCAAGAAATGCTAAAGAAGCTGTTTTTGCGGCGCAGTTGGCTCGTGAAGCTTTAGAAACCAATTGGGTAAAATTAGAGATTCATCCAGATCCCAAATATTTAATGCCAGATCCGATTGAAACATTAAAAGCCACAGAAGAATTGGCAAAACTAGGCTTTATCGTTCTTCCGTACATTCATGCTGATCCAGTTTTATGCAAACATTTAGAAAGCGCTGGAACTTCCGCCGTAATGCCCTTAGGTTCACCGATTGGAAGTAATAAAGGTTTAAAAACTATTGATTTTTTAGAAATCATAATCGAGCAAAGCGCTGTGCCTGTTATTGTTGATGCAGGAATCGGATCTCCTTCTGACGCTGCAAAAGCAATGGAAATAGGTGCCGATGCTGTTTTGGTAAACACTGCAATTGCTGTTGCTGGAAATCCAAAATTAATGGCAGAGGCATTTAAGCAAGCTGTAATAGCAGGAAGAAAAGCTTTTGAAGCCAAAGTTGCTAATCAGCAAAATTATGCAGTTGCTTCAAGTCCTTTGACTTCATTTTTATATGACTAAATAATATTAACCGCAAAAGTTTTTTTACCGCAAAGAACGCAAAGTTTTTTCGCAAAGTTCACAAAGCTTTGTGTGCTTTAAAGTCAAAAACAAGAACCCAAAGCTTTGGGAACTTTGCGTATTCTTAGCGCGCTTTGCGGTAAAAAAAACACATTCAAAATGAACACATTTAAAGCTATTTTTGAGCAATATAATTGGGATCAAATTAAATCCAAAATATACCAAACCACATCAAAAGATGTCGAGCTAACTTTGGCTAAAACCAAATACAATCTTGATGATTTTCTGACTTTGATTTCTCCAATTGCTCAAAATTATTTAGAACAAATGGCACAAAAGTGTCATGAAATAACAAAAAAGCGTTTCGGAAAAACCATTCAAATGTATGCGCCGTTGTATTTAAGCAACGAATGCCAAAACATCTGTACATACTGCGGATTTAGTTTAGACAATAAAATCAAAAGAAAAACACTTTCTGATGCTGAAATAAAACTAGAAGTCGAAGCCTTAAAAAAAACTGGTTTTGATCATGTTTTACTAGTTACAGGCGAGGCAAATTATACTGTGAATATCAATTATTTTCTAAATGCCATTAACTTAATCAAAGAAGACTTTTCTATTATTTCTGTTGAAGTTCAACCACTTTCTACAGAAGATTATGAACGTTTGCATAATGCTGGAGTATATTCGGTTTTGGTTTATCAGGAAACGTATCATCAAGAAGTTTATAAAAAGTATCATACTAAAGGTAAAAAATCAAATTTTGACTATAGATTGGAAACTCCTGACCGAATTGGAACTGCGGGAATTCATAAAATTGGTTTAGGCGTTTTATTAGGTTTGGAAGATTGGCGAACCGATAGCTTTTTCAATGCTTTACACTTAGATTATTTGCAGAAAAAATATTGGCAAACTAAATATTCTGTTTCTTTTCCACGTCTCCGCCCCGCCGAAGGAATTATCGAACCGAATTTTATTATGGATGATAAAGATTTAACCCAGTTAATTTGCGCTTATAGATTGTGGAATGAAGATTTAGAAATTTCCATTTCGACTCGTGAAAACGAAAAATTTAGAAACCATATAATTCCGATTGGCGTTACAAGTATGAGTGCTGGTTCAAAAACAAATCCTGGCGGTTATGTTGTAGATCCGCAATCTTTAGAACAATTTGAAATCAGCGATGAACGTTCTGCTGAGGAAATTTCAAAAATTATTAAAAATAAAGGTTACGAACCTGTTTGGAAAGATTGGAGCAAAAGTTTTATTTCAGATTTTAGATTGTAGATTTCAGATTAAAGCAATCTAAAAATCAGAAATATTTAAATTCCAACATCAATCTAAAATCAACAATCTAAAATCTAAAATTTAAAGTGAGCATTATACAAGAATTCCTTCGTTACAACAGACAAACCATTCTTCCTGAAATTGGCGATGAAGGTCAGGAAAAACTAAAAAAAGCACGCGTTTTAGTCATTGGCGCTGGCGGTTTAGGCTGTCCGATTTTACAATATATTGCAACGGCTGGAGTTGGTTTTATCGGAATTATGGATTTTGATTCTATTGAAATTCACAATCTTCATCGACAGATTTTATATACTGAAAATGAGATCGGTCAACAAAAAGCAATTGTGGCACAAAAAGTAGTTTCAAAATTAAATCCGTTGATCGAAGCTGTGGCAATTAATGAAAAATTAACTCTAGAAAATGCATCAAAAATCATTGAACAATTTGATATTGTTGTAGATGGTTCAGATAATTTCTCAACTCGTTATTTGGTAAATGATACTTGCGTTAAACTGAAAAAGACTTTAGTTTACGGAAGTATTTTAAAATTTGAAGGACAAATTGCAGTTTTCAATCATAACGGAAGTAAAAATCTTCGGGATTTGTTTCCAGAAATGCCAGATCCAAAAGACGTTCCGAATTGTAATTTGAATGGTGTTTTGGGAACTCTACCCGGAATTATAGGGAATATGATGGCGCATGAAACACTGAAACTGATTCTAGAATTACCTACTTTAAAAAACGAATTGGTAATTTTTAATACGCTAAATTGGAATTTTACAAAGTTGAATTTTTAGAAAACAACCTCATCGCCAACACTAATAATTCCAGAATTTAAGCTGACAATATTAGTCCCGAATAAAACAGAGTTATCTACATTTCTGTATTTGCTCAACGTTTTTAGAGGTTCTTTTTTTACAATTCCTTTCTGCGGATCATTATTAACCATAATACATCTTCCGCAGGGTTTTATATTTTTAAATTGAACATCGCCTACTTTAAAATCCTTGAAATCATCTTCTTCATGAGCTTTTTTGGTACTTATGACAATGTTAGGACGAAATCTTTTAATAGTGATTTTTTCTTCTAATTTTTCATTCAAAAAATCAAGGCTTTCTGTTCCGATTAATAAATACGGATATCCATCAGCGAGACTAACATTGAAGGTTTCTTTTAATTTAGAACTTTCATGTTTTCTGTCGCCATTTTTAATGATTTTTACCAATTTACAGTCAAAACCCAATTTGTCGCTAAACCAATTTGAAGAAGTTTTATTGACTTCAAAAACTTCACTTTTATCATCCCAGACTTGCGAATCGATAGCATTTTCAAGATATTCATTTATCAGGAATTCATGAGTTTCTCCCTCAAAATTGATTCTAATTTTATCTCCCGAAATTTCAGGATAAAACTGACTCATTTTAGGATATTCTCTTTGAGTAACATGAACATTTTCAGTATTAATAAGCATCCAACGACGGTCATTTTCAAAGCCCATTTCTTCTGCATTGGCACTTTTTAAACTAATCCCCGCCAAACTTTTTATCGGATAAATATAGATTTCTTTTACACTGTAAACTGCGCTCATTTTTATTTACTTTTTAAAATAGACATAAACTCTTCACGTTCAATTTCACGACAACCTAAACTCTCTAAATGAGGATTATAAACCTGGCAATCTAATAATTTGTAATTTTCTTTTTGCAAATGTAAAGCTAAAGCGATAAAAGCAACTTTTGAGGCGTTTGAAACTTTAGAAAACATGCTTTCTCCGCAAAAGATATTTCCTTTTCCCAAATCAATTCCGTACAAACCTCCGACTAACTTTTCATCTTGCCAAACCTCAACAGATTTTGCAATTCCTTCTTCATTTAACTTGCAGTAAGCATCAATCATTTCGTTAGAAATCCAAGTTCCGTTTTGTCCATCGCGTTTTATTTGCTGGCAATTCGAAATTACTTCTCTAAAACTTTTATTATAAGTAACCTTAAACATTCTTCTATTCAGAATGTTCCTCATGCTTTTGGATATTACTAATTCATCAAAAAACAATACCATTCTCGGATCTGGCGCCCACCAAAGAATTGGTTCTCCTTCATTAAACCAAGGAAAAATTCCGCTTTTGTAAGCCAATTGTAAACGTTCTGAACTTAAATCTCCACCAATTGCCAAAACACCTTCTTCATCGGCTTCAGTAACAGGCGGAAAAAATAAATCGTTGAATAAATAATACATCTTTAAAAATAATCAATATCAAAAAGTTGAAATAAAAAATTCCAAATCCCAAATTCAGTCGAATGAATTGGAATTTGGAATTTACTATATTACAATTTCTAAATTCTTAGAACGGTAAATCGTCTGGTTCGTCTTCGCTTACATTTGTTGCAGGAGCAAAAGTTTGTGCAGCTGGCATTGGTGGTGCTTGCGTTGGCGCCTCGTTACCTACTCTTTCGATTCTCCAACCTTGAATACTATTGAAATATCTTGTTTCTCCTTGCGGATTAACCCACTCTCTTCCTCTTAAATTGATAGAAACTTTTACTGCCTCTCCTTGTTTATAGCTGCTTAATAAATCGCATTTATCTTGTGTAAATTCGATTAAAATGTGCTGTGGATACTGCTCATCTGTAGTAACTACTAATTCTCTTTTTTTGAATGAAGCACTAACTTGTTGCTCAGGATTAACCACTTTTACTTTTCCTATAACTTCCATCTTCGTTTATATTAATTATTGTTTCTATTCTTCTTTATTTTTTTGCTAAAAGCACTTTCCAAGCCGATTCTACATCGCCATTATCCAAGTATTTTTTTGCTTCTAAATGTACTTTTTTCTGGTCATCAGAACTTAAAACTCCTTTTACAGAAAAATTTTCCTTCACAAATATACTAACTTCTTCTTTTGTGGGCAAGACCTCAATGTTTCCTAATTTACCTAAATCATTGCCATCAAAAACAGCGCTTTCTTTTACAAAATCTGGAATCGCATCTACGCCTACTCCTAGTGTTGTCAAGGGTTTTGCTACTTCAAAAAGTCCTTGATTAGATCTTGAATACCAATCTTTTCCTAGCCTTGAAACCAAATCAATTTTATGCTGGTCGATTGTTCCATTTTCATCTAAAATAGATTCATGAATATGAATTTTCACTACTTCACACAAAATCAAATTTCCTGCTCCTCCTTCAGTTCCTAACGGAATAATTTGCGTAATCTTGCATTCAAACTGTACCGGAGATTCTTTTACTCGATATGGTTTTACAATATCTGAAGGGATTTGCGTTAAACCAGCTTTTATAAATTCATTTACGCCTTCTGCATATTCTGTGCTTGCCAATGAAGTTTGTTGAACTATATCGTAATTTACAACATTTATTACAACTTCGCGAGTTTCTTCTGCATTAATCAAAGTGTGCTTTACGGTATTATCTCGAACACGTCTTGACGGCGAAAAAACCAAAATTGGCGGATTGGAGCTAAACACATTAAAAAAACTGAAAGGCGACAAATTCGGAATTCCTTTTGCACTTATTGTACTCGCAAAAGCTATTGGTCTCGGTCCCACAGCACTTTGCAGATAACCTTGTAGTTTTACTGTCGGTATTTCCTTTGGATTGATGCTAATCATAAATTTTCTTTTTAACCAAACCTCATTTTGGTAATTGCAAAAGTATTGAAATCGTTTAATTAGAAGAAATACTTTTCTAGATAAAACTAAAAATCTTTCGGTATACGCAAAATATAAAATGTGTATATTTCGTTATATTTATACTTCAAAATAATTGATATGTCTTTTTCTGAAAGAACAAATACAACCCGCTGGATTATTATTTCGGTTTGCTTTATCATCATTTCTCTAATTCTTTGGAACACTTATACTTTCTTCCAAATATTTAAAATTGAGGAACGCTTAAAAATGAAGCTTTTTGTAAATGCTCAAATTACGCTTGTAAACGCAAATGAAAACACCGATGTAGAACTACCTCTTCAGATTTTTAGCAACAACACCACAATTCCTGGTATTATAATGTTGTACGACAAAGTTGTGAGCGCTAAAAATGTTCCTGACGAAGTTCTTAATGATAAGAAAAAAAGAACTGCTTTTTTGAATAAGTTAAAAAATGAAAATGAACCTATCACTTTTGAATATGCGCCTGGAAAATATCAGACATTATATTACGGAAATTCAGAATTACTGAATAAACTTAAATATTACCCAATTGCTTTAGCACTAATTATTTTCTTATGCATTGCCTTAATTTATAATTTCTACAAAAGCACAAAAATGGCTACCCAAAATAAACTTTGGGCAGGAATGGCAAAAGAAACCGCGCATCAAATCGGAACGCCTTTGTCTTCTTTGATTGGGTGGGTTGAAATTTTAAAAACAGAAGAAATCGATCCTTCTATTTCTACAGAAATAGAAAAAGATATTGAACGTTTGCAAACTATTACAGACCGTTTTTCTAAAATTGGTTCTGTACCTGTTTTAGGACTTTATGATATTGTTGAAGAAACAAAAAATGCTTACGAATATCTTCAATCTCGATTTTCTAAACAAGTTGCTTTTTCGTTTAAAGCTCCTGAAAATGCAATTTTCGGCATGATTAATCCAACTTTGCATAGCTGGACGATTGAAAATTTGGTTAAAAATGCCATTGATGCCATGAAAGGAAAAGGAACTTTAGATCTTCAGATTGAACAAGATGCTCATCATGTAAAAATCAATATTAAAGATTCTGGAACCGGAATTTCTAAAAAACAGTTTAAAACAATTTTTGAACCTGGTTTCACAACAAAAAAACGTGGTTGGGGACTCGGTCTTTCTTTAACCAAAAGAATTGTAGAAGAATACCACAACGGAAAAATTAAAGTTTTAAATTCTGAAATTGGAAAAGGAACTACGTTTCAGATTTCTTTAAATAAAAAAGTGCAGTAAATAATTTTACTGCACTATCTAATATTAAGAAAGGCTTCTCCCGAAGGCTCGGGATCGCTCAGCCTTACATTCGTAAATCGTTACAAATTCGATTGAATATCTTTTGCTAAAGCTTCAAATTCTTCTTTAGAAAGAGAAACTTTATTAATAAAACGCATTTCATCCATTTCGTTTAATGGAATCAAATGTACGTGTGCGTGTGGCACTTCAAGTCCAACAACAGCAATTCCTACTCTTTTGCAAGGAACTGTTTTTTCTAAAGCTGCAGCGACTTTTTTAGAAAACTTCATT from Flavobacterium sp. YJ01 carries:
- a CDS encoding hydroxymethylpyrimidine/phosphomethylpyrimidine kinase, producing MSENRPFVLSIAGLDPSGGAGILADIKTFEQHKVSGFAITTANTIQTENQFYEIQWTDLSFVIRSIETLFLNYKISAVKIGILSSLYDLSRIVSTIKLLSPSTKIVWDPVLKSTTKFDFLNIKDYLDLNKIISKIDLITPNLDEIEVLFPGFVAKDYWKENKVATNILLKGGHNKTAIGTDLLFLKNEILELLPSNKKCFEKHGSGCVISSAIAANLALNQSLEEACKNGKKYIENYLSSTSTLIGYHYV
- a CDS encoding thiamine phosphate synthase; amino-acid sequence: MYNKLQYISQGETIEEQLYNINQALDAGCNWVQMRFKNQTQKDVFTLAEAVKPLCEEYLANFIVNDDLHLAQQIAADGVHLGLTDTKIDEARAILGTTKIIGGTANTFEDIENHVKNGCDYIGLGPFRFTNTKEKLSPILGLAGYFDILEKIKKNKLQIPVYAIGGITLRDVAPLMETGIYGIALSGIITESEEKEKLIQQLNEKLYANIVA
- a CDS encoding thiazole synthase; this encodes MQTSLLNIGNKTFNSRLFLGTGKFGSNEEMAQAVLASESELVTVALKRIDLETETDAILSHLQHPNISLLPNTSGARNAKEAVFAAQLAREALETNWVKLEIHPDPKYLMPDPIETLKATEELAKLGFIVLPYIHADPVLCKHLESAGTSAVMPLGSPIGSNKGLKTIDFLEIIIEQSAVPVIVDAGIGSPSDAAKAMEIGADAVLVNTAIAVAGNPKLMAEAFKQAVIAGRKAFEAKVANQQNYAVASSPLTSFLYD
- the thiH gene encoding 2-iminoacetate synthase ThiH, with the translated sequence MNTFKAIFEQYNWDQIKSKIYQTTSKDVELTLAKTKYNLDDFLTLISPIAQNYLEQMAQKCHEITKKRFGKTIQMYAPLYLSNECQNICTYCGFSLDNKIKRKTLSDAEIKLEVEALKKTGFDHVLLVTGEANYTVNINYFLNAINLIKEDFSIISVEVQPLSTEDYERLHNAGVYSVLVYQETYHQEVYKKYHTKGKKSNFDYRLETPDRIGTAGIHKIGLGVLLGLEDWRTDSFFNALHLDYLQKKYWQTKYSVSFPRLRPAEGIIEPNFIMDDKDLTQLICAYRLWNEDLEISISTRENEKFRNHIIPIGVTSMSAGSKTNPGGYVVDPQSLEQFEISDERSAEEISKIIKNKGYEPVWKDWSKSFISDFRL
- a CDS encoding HesA/MoeB/ThiF family protein, whose product is MSIIQEFLRYNRQTILPEIGDEGQEKLKKARVLVIGAGGLGCPILQYIATAGVGFIGIMDFDSIEIHNLHRQILYTENEIGQQKAIVAQKVVSKLNPLIEAVAINEKLTLENASKIIEQFDIVVDGSDNFSTRYLVNDTCVKLKKTLVYGSILKFEGQIAVFNHNGSKNLRDLFPEMPDPKDVPNCNLNGVLGTLPGIIGNMMAHETLKLILELPTLKNELVIFNTLNWNFTKLNF
- a CDS encoding MOSC N-terminal beta barrel domain-containing protein is translated as MSAVYSVKEIYIYPIKSLAGISLKSANAEEMGFENDRRWMLINTENVHVTQREYPKMSQFYPEISGDKIRINFEGETHEFLINEYLENAIDSQVWDDKSEVFEVNKTSSNWFSDKLGFDCKLVKIIKNGDRKHESSKLKETFNVSLADGYPYLLIGTESLDFLNEKLEEKITIKRFRPNIVISTKKAHEEDDFKDFKVGDVQFKNIKPCGRCIMVNNDPQKGIVKKEPLKTLSKYRNVDNSVLFGTNIVSLNSGIISVGDEVVF
- the aat gene encoding leucyl/phenylalanyl-tRNA--protein transferase — encoded protein: MYYLFNDLFFPPVTEADEEGVLAIGGDLSSERLQLAYKSGIFPWFNEGEPILWWAPDPRMVLFFDELVISKSMRNILNRRMFKVTYNKSFREVISNCQQIKRDGQNGTWISNEMIDAYCKLNEEGIAKSVEVWQDEKLVGGLYGIDLGKGNIFCGESMFSKVSNASKVAFIALALHLQKENYKLLDCQVYNPHLESLGCREIEREEFMSILKSK
- a CDS encoding DUF3127 domain-containing protein, whose translation is MEVIGKVKVVNPEQQVSASFKKRELVVTTDEQYPQHILIEFTQDKCDLLSSYKQGEAVKVSINLRGREWVNPQGETRYFNSIQGWRIERVGNEAPTQAPPMPAAQTFAPATNVSEDEPDDLPF
- a CDS encoding flavin reductase family protein, coding for MISINPKEIPTVKLQGYLQSAVGPRPIAFASTISAKGIPNLSPFSFFNVFSSNPPILVFSPSRRVRDNTVKHTLINAEETREVVINVVNYDIVQQTSLASTEYAEGVNEFIKAGLTQIPSDIVKPYRVKESPVQFECKITQIIPLGTEGGAGNLILCEVVKIHIHESILDENGTIDQHKIDLVSRLGKDWYSRSNQGLFEVAKPLTTLGVGVDAIPDFVKESAVFDGNDLGKLGNIEVLPTKEEVSIFVKENFSVKGVLSSDDQKKVHLEAKKYLDNGDVESAWKVLLAKK
- a CDS encoding HAMP domain-containing sensor histidine kinase — protein: MSFSERTNTTRWIIISVCFIIISLILWNTYTFFQIFKIEERLKMKLFVNAQITLVNANENTDVELPLQIFSNNTTIPGIIMLYDKVVSAKNVPDEVLNDKKKRTAFLNKLKNENEPITFEYAPGKYQTLYYGNSELLNKLKYYPIALALIIFLCIALIYNFYKSTKMATQNKLWAGMAKETAHQIGTPLSSLIGWVEILKTEEIDPSISTEIEKDIERLQTITDRFSKIGSVPVLGLYDIVEETKNAYEYLQSRFSKQVAFSFKAPENAIFGMINPTLHSWTIENLVKNAIDAMKGKGTLDLQIEQDAHHVKINIKDSGTGISKKQFKTIFEPGFTTKKRGWGLGLSLTKRIVEEYHNGKIKVLNSEIGKGTTFQISLNKKVQ
- a CDS encoding HIT family protein; this translates as MASIFTKIVNGEIPAYKIAEDDNYLAFLDVNPNAKGHTLCIPKQEIDKIFDMDEELYLGLMKFSKKVAAALEKTVPCKRVGIAVVGLEVPHAHVHLIPLNEMDEMRFINKVSLSKEEFEALAKDIQSNL